One stretch of Deltaproteobacteria bacterium DNA includes these proteins:
- a CDS encoding chromosome partitioning protein ParB, which translates to MAEKKAKKKSTAPRKRRKLAGKSTGLSAKEVLAATPPSNVTALQDAIDRDGGKVLTTYREPFGEQWLVIAALPIDQVEPTPFQRNLSDAHARKLETVIAKLGRFLDPIVAVRKEVKDSATRYWTPNGNHRLQAMKTLGAKAIIAIVVPEAATAYQILALNTEKAHNLRERALEVIKMYQELATLDEATEESYALEFEEAALITLGLCYLENGRFSGGAYHPILRRSDQFLKKPLESAIEVRRQRAKTLMDLDKTVVEKVEALKAKGLTSPYLKSFVVARINPIRFRPKDAPPLSFDDVLERMSSAAQKMNVEKIKVEDLATSGGAPEE; encoded by the coding sequence ATGGCTGAAAAAAAAGCGAAGAAGAAATCCACCGCGCCGCGCAAACGGCGTAAGCTAGCCGGTAAATCAACCGGCCTTTCGGCCAAAGAAGTTCTCGCCGCTACGCCGCCCAGTAATGTCACGGCGCTGCAAGATGCTATAGATCGGGACGGTGGTAAAGTTTTAACAACCTATCGCGAGCCCTTCGGCGAGCAGTGGCTGGTCATCGCCGCGTTACCCATCGACCAAGTCGAACCGACGCCCTTCCAACGTAATTTGTCCGACGCGCATGCGCGCAAACTCGAAACCGTCATCGCCAAGCTCGGCCGCTTTCTCGATCCGATCGTCGCCGTGCGCAAGGAAGTCAAAGACAGCGCTACCCGCTACTGGACGCCCAATGGCAACCACCGCTTACAAGCGATGAAAACTTTAGGCGCGAAAGCGATTATCGCCATCGTCGTGCCGGAAGCAGCAACAGCGTATCAAATTCTCGCACTCAACACCGAGAAAGCGCACAACCTGCGCGAGCGCGCGCTGGAAGTGATTAAAATGTACCAGGAGCTGGCGACCCTCGATGAAGCGACGGAGGAAAGCTATGCGTTGGAATTCGAAGAAGCCGCCCTGATCACGCTGGGCCTTTGTTATCTAGAGAACGGCCGCTTCAGCGGCGGCGCCTATCATCCGATCCTCCGCCGTTCGGACCAATTCCTAAAGAAGCCACTTGAATCGGCAATCGAAGTTCGTCGCCAACGAGCGAAAACATTGATGGACCTCGACAAAACCGTCGTCGAAAAAGTCGAAGCCCTCAAAGCCAAAGGCCTCACCAGCCCCTACCTAAAGAGTTTCGTTGTGGCGAGAATCAACCCAATCCGCTTCCGCCCCAAAGACGCTCCACCGCTGAGCTTCGACGATGTGCTGGAACGGATGAGCAGCGCGGCGCAAAAGATGAACGTCGAAAAAATCAAAGTCGAAGATTTGGCGACATCCGGCGGGGCGCCGGAAGAGTAG
- a CDS encoding MFS transporter — MIAINPRRRFSLALSALRHRNYRLYWFGQLASVLAQNMEFVAQSWLVIELTNSPLLLGLTGLSQAIPTITLTLVGGVIADRADRRRIMIAAQSTVALLYLILATLIFAKQVALWHVMTIAFISGAVRAFDRPSRMALLPHMVPKEDIPNAVAIGGTVWQLCKLTGPALAGILIYLFGVAVTYYLCFAASLSAVTLWLFIRLQHQPTAASRGGMLQQMKDGVNFIRHNELYLTFIGLTFFNSIFGMSYVILMPIFARDILHVGSRGFGFLQSAAGAGALVGALMAAVFSHTGRQVLQTALGATLFGIFLMLFALSPIYSLSLSLVFALGMTSQFYMTSVNQTLQLHLPEQLRGRVMGISGLAWEVTPIGGIFAGTIAEFAGAPIAVLIGGALVAGTALRIVMSKAKMQRLEPQHDGNGGTIRAEVEADG, encoded by the coding sequence ATGATAGCGATTAATCCACGACGGCGTTTCAGCCTCGCACTGAGCGCACTGCGCCACCGCAATTACCGCTTGTATTGGTTTGGCCAACTCGCTTCGGTGTTGGCGCAAAATATGGAATTCGTGGCGCAAAGCTGGCTGGTGATCGAGCTCACCAACTCGCCGCTGCTGCTCGGCCTCACCGGGCTCAGCCAAGCGATTCCGACCATCACGCTGACTCTCGTCGGCGGCGTGATCGCCGACCGCGCCGATCGCCGGCGCATCATGATCGCGGCGCAATCCACCGTCGCGCTGCTCTATTTAATCCTGGCAACTTTGATCTTCGCCAAACAGGTCGCACTCTGGCATGTCATGACCATCGCGTTTATCTCCGGTGCGGTGCGCGCCTTCGATCGGCCGAGCCGCATGGCGCTCCTGCCGCACATGGTGCCCAAAGAAGATATTCCCAACGCCGTCGCCATCGGCGGCACCGTCTGGCAACTGTGCAAGCTCACCGGTCCGGCCCTCGCCGGGATATTGATCTATTTGTTCGGCGTCGCCGTCACCTATTATCTTTGCTTCGCCGCATCACTGAGCGCGGTAACGCTCTGGCTGTTCATCCGCTTGCAACATCAGCCCACCGCAGCCAGCCGCGGCGGCATGCTGCAGCAGATGAAAGACGGCGTGAACTTCATTCGCCACAACGAACTCTACTTGACCTTCATCGGCCTGACTTTTTTCAACAGCATCTTCGGCATGTCCTACGTCATCCTAATGCCAATATTCGCCCGCGACATTCTCCACGTCGGCTCACGCGGTTTCGGTTTTTTGCAAAGCGCCGCCGGTGCCGGCGCCTTGGTCGGCGCGTTGATGGCCGCGGTTTTCTCTCACACCGGCCGGCAAGTTTTGCAAACCGCGCTGGGCGCGACGCTGTTCGGGATTTTTTTAATGCTGTTTGCGCTCTCGCCGATTTACTCGTTGTCGTTGAGCTTGGTCTTCGCCTTAGGAATGACCAGCCAGTTTTATATGACCAGCGTCAACCAAACCTTGCAATTGCATTTACCCGAACAGTTGCGCGGCCGAGTCATGGGCATCTCCGGACTCGCTTGGGAAGTGACGCCCATCGGCGGCATCTTCGCCGGAACCATTGCAGAATTCGCCGGCGCGCCGATAGCCGTGCTTATCGGCGGCGCATTGGTTGCCGGCACGGCGCTGCGCATAGTAATGTCCAAAGCCAAGATGCAGAGACTCGAGCCGCAACACGACGGCAACGGCGGCACAATCCGAGCCGAGGTCGAAGCCGATGGCTGA